In Deinococcus ruber, one DNA window encodes the following:
- a CDS encoding DUF418 domain-containing protein → MSQPAQTLEPVQTPPPHGPSSPSGRAAVLPAERWPLPDVLRGGAILGILFVNMQDFAGYDEWTQTGPDRAAQVFIDVLMNGKFVSIFALLFGAGMLMILDRAPSRRVGAFRLLRRLLALLALGTLHGVLLWHGDVIALYALTGLLLLVPLLLRPPAWLLALAGTGLGLWWLALRVQDALVLGAGSTLRWSYALASAPSGTYSALVGNRAGRLPTDLLADWSYNALWLLALFLLGMAAQRAGLLARPARFRRLLRGLLLGGAVLGLPLSCLLAWLNTQPTESAGLWEVPVRMSSGLLLGVAYAAGAALLIAGGRPGVLRHFAAPGRLALSNYLGQSLIMTTVFYPYGLNLYRHVGALTCLLLALALTTLQLLVAGWWLRRASQGPMEWLLRRVVYGRGARPVQPRSP, encoded by the coding sequence TTGAGCCAGCCAGCCCAGACCCTTGAGCCTGTTCAGACGCCTCCACCGCATGGGCCGTCTTCGCCGTCCGGCAGGGCCGCCGTGTTGCCTGCCGAGCGCTGGCCGCTGCCCGACGTGCTGCGGGGCGGGGCGATTCTGGGCATCCTGTTCGTGAACATGCAGGATTTCGCGGGCTACGACGAGTGGACGCAGACCGGGCCGGACCGGGCCGCGCAGGTCTTCATCGACGTGCTGATGAACGGCAAATTCGTCTCGATCTTCGCGCTGCTGTTCGGGGCGGGCATGCTGATGATCCTCGACCGCGCTCCCTCGCGCCGTGTTGGGGCGTTCCGGCTGCTGCGTCGCCTGCTGGCACTGCTGGCGCTCGGCACGCTGCATGGAGTGCTGCTGTGGCACGGCGACGTGATCGCGCTGTACGCCCTGACCGGGTTGCTGCTGCTAGTTCCGCTGTTGCTGCGGCCTCCGGCGTGGCTGCTGGCGCTGGCGGGAACTGGACTGGGGCTGTGGTGGCTGGCCCTGAGAGTTCAGGACGCGCTGGTGCTTGGAGCAGGAAGCACACTCCGCTGGTCGTATGCGCTGGCCTCTGCGCCGAGCGGCACTTATTCGGCGCTGGTCGGCAACCGCGCCGGGCGACTGCCGACCGATCTGCTGGCCGACTGGAGTTACAACGCGCTGTGGCTGCTGGCGCTGTTTCTGCTCGGCATGGCGGCCCAGCGGGCTGGCCTGCTGGCACGCCCGGCCCGCTTTCGACGCTTGCTGCGCGGCCTGCTGCTGGGCGGCGCGGTGCTGGGACTGCCGCTGTCGTGCCTGCTGGCCTGGCTGAATACCCAGCCCACCGAAAGCGCGGGGCTGTGGGAAGTGCCGGTTCGGATGAGCAGCGGCCTGCTGCTGGGGGTGGCCTACGCGGCGGGCGCAGCGCTGCTGATCGCTGGGGGCCGCCCCGGAGTCCTGCGCCACTTCGCTGCCCCCGGACGGCTGGCGCTCAGCAATTACCTGGGGCAGTCGCTCATCATGACCACGGTGTTCTATCCGTATGGCCTGAACCTGTATCGCCATGTGGGGGCGCTGACGTGTCTGCTGCTGGCCCTGGCTCTGACGACGCTGCAACTGCTGGTGGCGGGGTGGTGGCTGCGCCGAGCTTCACAGGGGCCGATGGAATGGCTGCTGAGGCGGGTGGTGTACGGGCGCGGCGCTCGGCCAGTGCAACCGCGCTCACCTT